Proteins encoded in a region of the Bacteroidota bacterium genome:
- the dapA gene encoding 4-hydroxy-tetrahydrodipicolinate synthase, with protein MVLTGTGVALVTPFYNDGSIDFAGLKKLINYVTDGGVEYLVVMGTTAEVATLSRSEKKELIDFIIKNNNKKLPLVLGIGGNNTREIIEEISYTDLSKFEAILSVSPYYNKPSQEGIYRHFAAIAEACPIDVILYNVPGRTASNIKPETIIRLAENFENIVAVKEASGDMVQAMTLIQNKPEGFHVISGDDALALPITFMGGSGVISVIGQAIPADFSNMIRLAMEGEINESNSLQYKVLELIALIFEEGNPTGIKSLLKKLNICSDFVRLPLISASNSLSGKIDLEIDRLYEKDLEFFHN; from the coding sequence ATGGTATTAACAGGAACCGGGGTTGCTTTGGTAACTCCATTTTACAATGATGGTAGCATTGACTTTGCAGGGTTGAAAAAACTGATAAACTACGTTACTGACGGTGGGGTAGAATATTTGGTAGTTATGGGAACTACTGCAGAGGTGGCTACATTATCCCGATCGGAAAAGAAAGAGCTTATTGATTTTATTATTAAGAATAATAACAAGAAACTTCCTTTAGTTCTTGGGATAGGGGGAAATAATACGAGAGAGATTATAGAAGAAATATCATATACAGATCTCAGTAAATTCGAGGCTATTCTTTCTGTTTCGCCATACTACAACAAGCCTTCGCAAGAGGGGATTTACCGACATTTTGCAGCAATTGCCGAAGCATGTCCGATCGATGTAATTCTTTATAATGTACCGGGTCGTACAGCCTCAAATATTAAGCCGGAGACAATAATTAGATTAGCCGAGAATTTTGAAAATATCGTTGCGGTGAAAGAAGCTTCAGGCGATATGGTTCAGGCAATGACACTGATACAAAATAAACCGGAAGGCTTTCATGTAATTTCAGGAGATGATGCTTTAGCTCTTCCTATTACCTTTATGGGCGGCAGCGGAGTAATTTCGGTTATTGGTCAGGCTATTCCGGCAGATTTCTCTAATATGATACGTTTGGCGATGGAAGGAGAAATTAACGAGTCGAATAGCTTGCAATATAAGGTATTGGAGTTGATAGCTTTGATATTTGAAGAAGGAAATCCCACGGGAATAAAATCTCTGCTAAAAAAATTAAATATTTGTTCTGATTTTGTAAGATTACCACTAATTTCGGCATCAAATTCATTAAGCGGTAAAATAGATTTGGAAATTGACCGTTTATACGAGAAGGATTTGGAATTTTTCCATAATTAA